A window of Pedococcus badiiscoriae genomic DNA:
ACGGGTATGCCGTGCGACAGCACCTGCTCGCTCGGTGTCAGCTCGCGGATGGCGATGGCGGCGACCGTGCCGGGTCGCTGTTCGGCGAAGTCGCCGTAGATCTTGGGGTCGTGCTGTCCGTCGTCCCCGACGAGCACCCAGCGGATGTGCGGGAACTCGTTGGCCAGGCGGTGCAGACAGGCCTGCTTGTGCTCCTGTCCGGACCGGAACCACCCGGTGTTGGTGGGCCCCCAGTCGGTGAGCAGGAGGGGTCCCGGCGGGTAGCCGTGGCGCCGCAGGAACCTGGTCAGGGTCGGAGCGGTGTTCCAGGCCCCGGTGGAGACGTACATCATCGGGGCGCCGGGGTGAAGTTCGAGCAGCTCGCGGTACATCGTCGCCATCCCGGGCACGACGTGGCGGGCGTTCTCGTTCTTCACGAAGGTGTTCCACGCCGCGATCATGGGGCGGGGCAGCGAGGTCGAGATGACCGTGTCGTCGATGTCGCTGATCAGCCCGAACGTCTGGTCGTCGCCGACGATCATCACGGCCGCCACCACATCCTCGGCGTCGAGCGCCGTCACCCTCACCTCGTGCCAGCCGGGCGCCAGTCCGTGGTCCTTCACCTTGGTGTCGATGTAGCCGCTGCGGTCGCTGCGCGTGTGCACGGTCTTGGCACCGACGGTGATCGTCACCGGCACGTTCATCGCGGGGGCGGTGACGAAGGCGCGCCAGCCGCGGCGCTCCTCCTCGGCGGACCGGAGCTCCGCGGTGGAGGCACCCGCGTCGGCGCGTTCCGCATGCTCGGGCCGGCGGGTCAGCAGCACCCGACCGAGCACGCGGGCGAACTCCTGGGAGCCATAGCCGGTGTGGGCCACGATCCGCGTCTGCCAGCCACGGCGGCGCAGTGTCGCGTCGACCCGGCGGTGCCAGGCATCCTCGACGATGGAGGCGGCATGTGGTCGGGCCATGGACAGACCCTATGGCCTCGTGAGCACTGTCCTGAACTGGTCGACCAGTCGATCACGGCTCGCGCCGGGACCATCGAACTCGAAGATCTGCTCGCCGCGGCTGGCGATCAGCAGGGGACCGCCGTCCAGGTCGAAGTCCTTGGCCAGCTCGAAGTCCTCGGTGGCCAGCTCACGGGCGCGTCCGCTGGCCGCGAACAGCTCGATGGCTGGACCGTCGAGACCCAGACCTGCGCAGATCGACTCGAGCACACCCGGTGCGTCGAGCGGTCGTCCGCCCACGAAGTAGGCGTGCTGCACGGCCCCCAGGACCGTCGACACGGGCAGCTCGCCCGCCGCCAGCAGGGCGATGAGGCAGGCAGCGGGTGCGTTGCCGGCA
This region includes:
- a CDS encoding App1 family protein yields the protein MARPHAASIVEDAWHRRVDATLRRRGWQTRIVAHTGYGSQEFARVLGRVLLTRRPEHAERADAGASTAELRSAEEERRGWRAFVTAPAMNVPVTITVGAKTVHTRSDRSGYIDTKVKDHGLAPGWHEVRVTALDAEDVVAAVMIVGDDQTFGLISDIDDTVISTSLPRPMIAAWNTFVKNENARHVVPGMATMYRELLELHPGAPMMYVSTGAWNTAPTLTRFLRRHGYPPGPLLLTDWGPTNTGWFRSGQEHKQACLHRLANEFPHIRWVLVGDDGQHDPKIYGDFAEQRPGTVAAIAIRELTPSEQVLSHGIPVSLEEFARGRHEQAVPVCRAGDGYGLLRQLQLVLGMGG